AAGTGTACAGGCGGCAACGGGCAAAGGGTTGATTGTGATCATTAGACCTGCAGAAACTTCTAACTATCGCAATTTGGTTGATATTCTTGATGAGATGAAAATCGTGAATGCGACGCAATATACTATTGGTGATATCGGTGAAGCTGAAGTTGAGCTGTTGAAGGAGCAAGGAATTAATTAATAGTGAGCGTTGTTGAAAAAGCAATTCACACAATAAAATAAAAACATGTTAGGGTCTAAATTAGATATATTTAAAACACAATGGCTTGATCTCGTCTTCGCTGGACGAAATAAAGCCTACGGTGCTTATGATCTACGTGCAGTCTCCTCTAAATATACCGCAAGAGCACTGCTGATAGGTGTGCTTCTGTTCGTAGGATTGGTGACTTCACCTATGATTATAAAGGCCATAAGGGGAGATCAAGTGGATGATGCTCCTGAAGAAATTATTGAAACCGAAGTGGTATTATCAGAACCACCTCCAGTAAATGAGGAAGAACCACCTCCGCCGCCTCCGGTGGAGCCGCCACCCCCACGTGTTGACCAAGTAAGGATGCCTCCGATGAAGGTGGTGCCTGCGGAAGAGGTACGTGACGAGGAACCTCCAACGGTGGAAGATCTGAAGAAGGCAGATCCGGGTCCAAAAACAATTGCAGGAGATCCTACAGCTGATATTCGGATCGATATGCCTGTAGGAGAAGGACCAAAGGATGCGCAGGTAACGGAAGAAGGTTCTGGTGTGATGGATTTCAACGCAGTAGAGGTTCAGCCTACTTTCCCTGGGGGGATGCAAGAGTTCTATAAATGGGTAGGTAAAAACTATAACTATCCGCAAATGGCAAAAGAACAGGGTGTAAATGGTTCAATACACGTGTCTTTCGTAGTAGAACGTGATGGTTCTTTAACTGATATTAAAGTGTTACGTGACTTGAAGTACGGAACCGGAGAAGAGGCTGTGAGGATGTTAAAGGCCTCCCCAAAATGGAAGCCGGGCATACAGAATGGGCGTCCCGTGCGTGTATCCTATTCATTGCCTATCAAGTTGAATCTTCAAGGAATGTAATTTCATGCCTGAAAAGAGAAATAATATTACTTATAGACGGAAATCGCCCACAAAGCGATTTTTGTCTATTTT
This Olivibacter sp. SDN3 DNA region includes the following protein-coding sequences:
- a CDS encoding energy transducer TonB; the encoded protein is MLGSKLDIFKTQWLDLVFAGRNKAYGAYDLRAVSSKYTARALLIGVLLFVGLVTSPMIIKAIRGDQVDDAPEEIIETEVVLSEPPPVNEEEPPPPPPVEPPPPRVDQVRMPPMKVVPAEEVRDEEPPTVEDLKKADPGPKTIAGDPTADIRIDMPVGEGPKDAQVTEEGSGVMDFNAVEVQPTFPGGMQEFYKWVGKNYNYPQMAKEQGVNGSIHVSFVVERDGSLTDIKVLRDLKYGTGEEAVRMLKASPKWKPGIQNGRPVRVSYSLPIKLNLQGM